The genomic DNA ttggatgctttagatttggcaccaataggaaatgtcgctttatatttagccatcaccctatccaggccttctacaagatgcagaacgtttaaaccgacttgagactttattgaatggcgttgttcagcattaaaattgtgtaaacagctgaggccagtcttcagtgtttttctaacttggttacgacagcattgagcttgtcctggatatcatttgcctcttgtttgcaacgtctgatgttgctgtcatcatggggagctggcttgtaatcctctcggagaaaccttcctgcacaagcagggttgtcggataaaagatattggtatctgttctcaagtttttcaatatctcaaggtacgggttagagaggggggggggggcacatcataattttgagagaacgtgagggggggggggggtcacagctaatcttgacgctgctggagggggggacctatctaatttttactttggtgaagctcattttaggacccccccttcctgataattattgcacagtcccttaacGGTCTCTTCTGAAGATGTTTATCGAAGTATACGAAATGTCAAGTAAACGACTACGCgagcgtacaaatgtgaatctttcattctctattttactctgaaaccactcttcccaatttatttttaagatacATCGCCCACGTTGTACGACGTGAACATGACTAAGCACGAAAAACGTACGATAGAGCAAAGTTAAATTCTGAGGTGCCGTTTTCGTCGACTCGTCGCCGTCGTAAATCCTAAAGTACCTAATGATTGTCGCCGCTGTttgcgtcttatttttgattcagttggtagagcattgcatcggcatcACAGTGGTCATGGTTACCTTTTTGGGGTTAAAATATAAGTCGACCacgccctactcttctcgaataatgTGTGCGTTCTTTAACTTATGAACATATCGATTCGGGCGGGGTTGGAACCCGAAACCTCCTGCCTGATGCccaatcaactgagccaccggtacgCAATACTCGTGTATGCTCGCGctcgaaaaaaaagaaagggaacTAGGTTCAGTTAAGCTACTGAGGTCCTTTGCATGACCgcgtcacgtgaccttgtcaatcataaaaaaaaaaatggtcgtggtacaaaatagatgccagaaatggaacGAGCTAGATGAAATTAGTAGGAATGTCAATTTCGAGGTCACTGCCATTTTATGAGAGAGATTTCATCGGGCGTGATTTTCTTACTAATTTCACCAcgttctttccatttctggcatctattttgtaccacgattgacaaggtcacgtgacaaagTCATGGAAAGGACTGATCCTTGTGCAAGCTTCCGAACAAAGGATCCAAATGCATCCGGAACTTTCatagaacaagaaaaaaaaagtagcaCGAATTGTACGTAGCTTAAAAAATACCGCGAAAGACCAACGTTCGGGCCAACGGTTACGTCACAGAAAGccaatagcccaatttcgatatgtcaaaattcagtcataaacaaaaggtatcatctcAAGGCtatggggaataaactcatacaaatccttaagcctcgagatgatgcttttTGTTTAGGACCGAATTGTAATATATCCGTTGGTCTATCCTTGGAAcacaatattttaattttagtaGGAAGCACGAATTCTACTGTCCCAGGCCTCGGtcgttcaaaaggtggataacggtatccaccggataaatcgctatccagcggataaacactagcaaaaccaattgagttatccagtggatagtgcttaTCCAGTGTGGCAACTGgccacagttgttcaaacggtggatagcactatccaccggatagcTCACTATCCAgtgataactcaattggttttgctactGTTTATCCGCTGAATAGTGATTTTTCCGGACTACTATCCCCAGTGATTGTCGGCGAAAAGGATGGAGCGGTCGCAAAGTTCGCcgaaaaaaatttttcatcCGTGTTTTGTAATAAGCGTtaaatctttttctttgttggCTGACTTTCGATTACTGCCCTGAGTACTCCCCATACGTCGTTCACCAGCTGATATTTTTCAGTCCATTGGTGGCAAGGCTCTCTCCATTGTTAAAAGCGTGTTCTACACTTGAGATCATTTCGCATAAACTTTTGGAATTTGCAAGTGGCCTTCCATATACGGATGTAATTTTAGCTGTTCATGATACAAGAAAGCGGTTGTTTCAAAAATTATGGAAGTAGATGTTCGGTTAATCATTTTGATGATGCTTTATTTAATGATAACTGCGAAAGATGACGACTCCAAAGGTAAGACTACTTAAATCTTGTTTCTTGACTTTTTGCGTGATTCTGCTGTTCGTATGCGAATGCTTGCTATAGTTGCAATACAAGGCCGTTCTGTGTCTTGAATGCAATCGAGCCATATCGGAACTTGAATTATTTGAACTGGACGAGAAATATAGCTCTCGATTCTCAAGAACCTAAGCTAAATTTTACTCTTGCATAGGGTCTGCGCACATTTAAGCCAAATTTAAATCAAATATTAATTCAGTTGAGAGTCATCATCAGCGGATATACCCTTTATTAGCATGGCGATATCTTCTTGCAACCTGTTGAATCAAAACTAGATAAAACAACTTTTCAGCTGCACATCTGTTTGCgttggttttaatttttttgtcatctGCATAATTGTGTTTGATACTGCACATGaggaatattaattaattttattaaagaCAGTTGTGATATTGCCTTTATGTTTGTGTTTATTGCAATGAAGAACTTTAAAAGTTATGTATTGTGTAATTAAACAAGAGTCTCTTCAATCTTTGTACCAAGAGCCAGTCacatgaaacaaattttaacACTTTTAATTTAAAGATGACTAAGGACTTTATGTACATTGCTCGATTTTTATCTTCTTTCACTGGAGATAGATTCGATTTTATGGATAGAAATTGACTGATGACATCACAAATGGCTATAGATGCTTTTTATGATTTTGATAGCaaagagggtttttttttaaatatctttggtccttttttctttgctctCCCTGTGGCAGATTTAACTGACAAGTTAACATATCACTGTGGATTGTGCCTCAGAAATATATCCCGTGCTGCATGTATGATACTGGGTGATGGAGTGCTTTCTTGCATCAAATGTAAGGACTACAACTTACATGAAGATGGTATGCAGTGTGGACGTTGCCCTACAAAAGTAGACGGTACTGTGATTGGACTTCCAACGCAAGGCTCATGTGAGACCTGTGTTTGTAATGGCACTGTTGATGCAAACCAACTAAAGGGCTGCGATGATCTTGATCGTAGCAGATGTTTTGTCTGTCGCCCAAATAGCACAGGCATACTCTGCAAGCATTGTGCTGATGATAGCAAGTTACATTTATGTTCAAGTAAACAAACAGATGACAATGTGGAACCTCAAATGAGATCAGGTCAGTTTTTGTTGCAGTTCAACATCACAATGTGGTAGGACGGgataattttttattgcactgATGTAAAGTATTTCATCACAATTTGACTTGTCTCTTTAAGGACTTTCTCAAGATTAAATGTAGTTAAATGTGGATGACCCTACAAATGATTAGGACATGAGTGAAGATTGGCATAGGTGTACATTTGAAGTTAGTTTGTTCCAAGCTCCCAGATAGTTGGGAAAACGAATACAACTGCCTGGGAAAAGCAAGTGGGGGCATCTGTCAAGGCGCTTCGCTTCGACCCAAGCGCCTACTCATTTTTcgcatgcatttttttctctttccctaccatctgggagcctggaacaggctaatttGAAGTAATTGTTACAAGTTTTTTTATTGCATGTACATGTCGACTCTCATCTGGGTTTTGGCTAACTTGTTTCCAGACGTACATGTAAGACAATTTGACCATGCAGCTTATGCCAATTGGCCACATTATGTTGGAAGGACTGAAAAGGGATTCAGTAGTTATTTTGGCAAAAACTGATAATAAACATTAAGAGAAAAATTTTCTGGGGAGGTAGCTCCAAGCAGCCCTATACAAAGGCCAGAACATCTCAAAGTCTTGAAGTAGATTGTTTTTCCCTGGATTTACTTGATGCTGAAGACATTGTTGATTGGTGAGCATGCCATACAATAGCATACTCATACATCAACAAAGTTATGTCATAgaattacaatgtacatgttgtACAATACACTAATCAAATCCTGTACCAATGATAAGAAATTTCAGAATGTCATGCACTTGTTGACACAGCTTTAACCTCTGCTTTAGgattttcaaaggaaaaaataattgttgcagTATGCAGTGTTTTTGGAGCAGTCTGCCTCTGCAGTGtcattgtttttcttctttatcgACACTTCAAGAGCAGGGGATATAGCATGAAGAAGCCTTTTAGGACAGTTGAACTCACAAATCGCAACTATGATGATCTGGACTTCTCATTACTTAATCCCATTGCTGATGTTCCATTTGTCTATCGTACGGATGTTGGAGAGTTTGACAATGAAGCTCTACTTTCTTCAGAAAAACCACAATTGGTCATTGAAGCTGGTGAAGGAGATTCTCTCGCCTGAAGGTTGCCAATTTATTGGGCTTTTCATTAACATGCCACCTCTGAAATACATATTCCAACCAAAAAGTTCATTGTTAGTTCTTTCTTTCAGTCACATTTTACTGCCACAATCAACACAAACTATCAGAGTGGA from Montipora capricornis isolate CH-2021 chromosome 2, ASM3666992v2, whole genome shotgun sequence includes the following:
- the LOC138019975 gene encoding uncharacterized protein, which codes for MEVDVRLIILMMLYLMITAKDDDSKDLTDKLTYHCGLCLRNISRAACMILGDGVLSCIKCKDYNLHEDGMQCGRCPTKVDGTVIGLPTQGSCETCVCNGTVDANQLKGCDDLDRSRCFVCRPNSTGILCKHCADDSKLHLCSSKQTDDNVEPQMRSGFSKEKIIVAVCSVFGAVCLCSVIVFLLYRHFKSRGYSMKKPFRTVELTNRNYDDLDFSLLNPIADVPFVYRTDVGEFDNEALLSSEKPQLVIEAGEGDSLA